TACGAGGCGGtatgctagcaaggacgctgggcttggaagggggtggattgggacgTCTctcatcgattggagaagggaataaGTGTCCGTgagaggacgttgggccctgaagggagtggattgtgagatctcacatcagttggaaaagagaacgaaacattatttataagggtgtggaaacaacTCTcgaacgcattttaaaaatcttgagagaaaatctgaaagagaaagcccaaaaaagacaatatcggtggatttggatcgttacaaatgtGGTGTGTTGTTAgctaattcaaatataattgaGCGAGTAATTTATGGTTTTGAAGAGTTGtataacattttcttcacttcCCTGCAAGTCCTGCAACCTCCATTAATAAGGAAGCTTCAAGGTTGCAGAATCCCATTTACTCCATATGACAGGTTCTTCCATCAAAATGCAAGAAAACAGTAAGTGTAGCAGAAAAGAAGCTTTTGCAGAAAATAATACCTCTTTCAATTGATTTCAGCATTTATTTGTTCCAACCAACTAATCCTAAacaaacataatataaatCCCTCTCTTTGATCTTTAAGCAATAATAAAGAACAGTTTCAAAAACAATATGTGGACTGAAAATCTAAGCGTCCTTGGGGAAATGAGCAAAATCATGCAAAGAAGAGTTATGGCGGTTTGACACACTCTCCCATGAACAAATTTCCTCAATAAATCCTCTCCCAACTGCCCTCTGCATCTTCATTCACTctcccttcttccttctctcttgCCAAAACCAAAAGCCTTCACTCTTTTGcaccagaaaagaaagatgcaGCTCCCTGCCGGCGGCTTCTTGGTTACCTTCAGCCTTCTAGCTCTGATTTTTCCGGTGGCTATCAGTGACCCTCTTGTCCCTGCACTCTGCATCTTCGGGGACTCGGTGGTGGACGTCGGAAATAACAACAATCTTCTAACAGTTGTTAAGGCCAACTTTCCTCCTTATGGAAGAGACTTTGTTACTCATGCACCAACAGGAAGGTTTTGCAATGGAAAGCTTGCCACTGATTTTacaggtatctttccattttcttcttctttgtttttcttttaaggcCTATGTTCATCTTTTCCAAACagtttgtttctgttttttttgttaatacaCAGCGGAATTCCTTGGATTTTCTTCATACCCTCCTGCTTATCTGAGCCAAGATGCCACTGGAAACAAGCTTTTAACAGGAGCCAACTTTGCTTCCGCTGCTTCTGGCTTTTATGATGGCACTGCTCAGCTCTATGTAAATAATCTTCTCTACCTCTCCAACTCTAAAACACATCAAACTTTAGCTTGTAAGACTTCTGGCTTATGGGTTGTGTAGCagtctaagtccaccgctagcatatattgtcctctttagacttttcctttcaggtttttaaaaaaatgcgtcggctagggagaggtttccacacccttatagtgtttcattctcctccccaaccgatgtggaatcttacaatccacccctttttgTCTAAAGTGTTATCGCTGTCACtcgtttttttctctaatcgatgtgggacccccaccaaaccCATCACTtcgggctcagcctccttgcttgCACATCGCTcagtgtttggctttgataccatttgtaacagcttaagttagacgtgttttaaaaatcttgagggaagcccaaaagggaaagacgaaagaggacaatatctgctagtggtgggcttagttAGCCGCTTGGTTACCAAAATCTAAGCTAAACCATGGAAGAAGGTGTTTAGTGgctctgtttttttctaaGTTTTTGAGTCTGGTGATGCTGTAACATATCCTTGCTTGCATGGTTTTGCAGCATTCAATTTCTCTAACCCAGCAGTTGAATTATTACAAGGAATATCAAAGCAAAGTTGTAAACATGGTGGGAACAGGGAAAGGCAATGCCATATTCTCTGGTGGTATTCATCTTCTTAGTGCAGGCAGCAGCGACTTCATTCAGAATTACTACGTTAATCCTCTTCTTTACAGAACATACTCACCACAGCAATTCTCAGACATTCTCGTTACTTCTTACTCAAACTTCATTCAGGTTTCCCAGTTTCCCTTTCTATTTCTATAAGTGTTTCCACAACAGTTCTCTAACAAGTTCTTATTCTAAAAGTGTTTTAAACATCAAATGCTACTACATTACAGAACTTATATGGATCATATCATATTTACAGAACTTATATGGACTGGGAGCAAGAAGGATAGGGGTGACAGGTTTACCTCCAATGGGTTGCTTGCCAGCAGCCATCACTCTATTTGGTTCTGGTAGCAACCAATGCATCCAAAGGTTGAACCAAGACGCCATGGCATTCAACACTAAGCTGCAAAGCACATCTCAGAGTTTGCAGAACAGATTCTCTGGTCTCAAGCTTGTTGTCTTTGATATTTATCAACCTCTCTTGAATATGGTGTCAAAGCCTGCAGATAATGGTAAGTTTTTCTTACTTAATAGCTTCATATGGaacttaaaattaaaggaTATACCTTATTTATGTTATTGTCTACTAATCTGTTTGAGATCATTCTGTGTTTGCTCTTTGAGCCCTTAAGAACCCTCTCTAGCTGTTTACGAGCTCGAGTTTTACGCTTGGTTCAAGATGATTTTAATCAGAAATCACAATGCAGATGGAAAGATTAGAAGAAAACTCACCTTTCCAGTTGGAACTTTGAATGTCACAGGGTTTTTTGAGGCAAGAAGGGCTTGCTGTGGAACAGGTACAGTAGAGACCTCCCTCCTCTGCAACAATGGATCAATTGGAACATGTTCAAACGCCACTGGCTATGTTTTCTGGGACGGTTTTCATCCGACCGAAGCCGCGAATAAAGTCTTGGCTGCAGACTTAATTTCTCAGGGTTTCTCCCTCATCTGAAAGTGTTGCTACAACCAGAACTCTGCAATTTCTATATTAAACATCTAACAAACAGTTGCTTAAGTTTATGAACTATGGATGAGGATTTTGGAGATACCAAAACTTagatcatttataattttcaagaGTTCTTCCCGAATTTGATCAACtattttctcttaaaataaCGTTTGATTCTTGAAGACATGTTTTCTTCTCAAATTCCTCTCTTAGAAGATTTACTTTACATTGAAGAATGGATGATCCTTtgggaaaggaaaagaagtcAAGAATCAACACTTGATGACTGAGCAAAGAAATTACCAGTAATTTGATGGTTGGCGCCATGGATGAAGCCATGTGAATGGCCGCCATTGTTCCGCACTCTGCAAGCACCGTTTCTGCAGCTTCTTCACCTTCAACGTTCGCCTCTTCTTTATCTCTATAACTCAAAGCCCTGACCCGTTCAAGTCCTTGGAACTCCCACCCAATTCCGTGCCTATTCCATAACCCCTTCTCGCTTCACGCcctataaataattatttttctccaaTTACTCCCCGATTCCATTTGCTTCGCCTATCCATTCGCCTCGGAGCTTAATAATGCATGAACAGAATAACAGAGCTTAATAATACATGAACAGAATAACAGAGCTCTATTGTAATAATGCGTTTGAACGGAAGTTAATAATGCATGAACAGAATAGCAGAACTCTATTGTAATAATGCGTTTGAACAGAGGTTAATAATGCATGAACAGAATAGTAGAGCTCTATTGTAATAATGCGTTTGAACAGAGCTTAATAATGCATGAACAGAATAGCAGAGCTCTATTGTAATAATGCGTTTGAACGGAAGTTAATAATGCATGAACAGAATAGTAGAGCTCTATTGTAATAATGCGTTTGAACAGAGTTTAATAATGCATGAACAGAATAGTAGAGCTCTATTGTTATAATGGGTTTGAACAGAGCTTAATAATGCATGAACAGAATAGTAGAGCTCTATTGTAATAATGCGTTTGAACAGAGGTTAATAATGCATGAACAGAATAACAGAGCTCTATTGTAATAATGCGTTTGAACAGAGCTGTCTGCTAGCTTAATAATGCGTTTGAACAACTTAATAAAAGAATCTTTAATTGAACTGTTCGGGGTGGGAGAAgaagagggaagaagaagaagaattatggaaggaaagaagaagaagagtgatGGAAGGAATGAACTATATAACATTTGAACCGAGGAAATTTTAACAGCCTAACGTCCTAAACCTAAAACAATATAACCTTTGGACCTAGGAAATTTTAATAGCCTAACATCCGAAACCTAAAACAACATAACCTTTGAATCGAAGAAATTTTAACCGCTtaacaatatgcttcaatgaagatgagaagagaatattgttgaaattatcaaaagatatttcaattcatgtcacattgaagaataatgaagtttcatgttataaattttgggtggattacaatttagagtaatttaaagttattgtatttcattactgtattttaagactttttatttacccTAGGTTACAATTACTTGGTTAATCAtgaccattaagtatgaaCGTTACAACTCTTGGGATGCtcatagtttcattttgaggctatataaagtcatgtatgttgcATTTGTAAGAAGACTTGGAAATtagagtaaaagaagcatttgtgcttttctttagccaatggctaagtttctttgcaactctatgtagtttaggttgc
This sequence is a window from Cucurbita pepo subsp. pepo cultivar mu-cu-16 chromosome LG19, ASM280686v2, whole genome shotgun sequence. Protein-coding genes within it:
- the LOC111781198 gene encoding GDSL esterase/lipase At5g03820-like, with the translated sequence MQLPAGGFLVTFSLLALIFPVAISDPLVPALCIFGDSVVDVGNNNNLLTVVKANFPPYGRDFVTHAPTGRFCNGKLATDFTAEFLGFSSYPPAYLSQDATGNKLLTGANFASAASGFYDGTAQLYHSISLTQQLNYYKEYQSKVVNMVGTGKGNAIFSGGIHLLSAGSSDFIQNYYVNPLLYRTYSPQQFSDILVTSYSNFIQNLYGLGARRIGVTGLPPMGCLPAAITLFGSGSNQCIQRLNQDAMAFNTKLQSTSQSLQNRFSGLKLVVFDIYQPLLNMVSKPADNGFFEARRACCGTGTVETSLLCNNGSIGTCSNATGYVFWDGFHPTEAANKVLAADLISQGFSLI